In a single window of the Nicotiana tomentosiformis chromosome 10, ASM39032v3, whole genome shotgun sequence genome:
- the LOC104117163 gene encoding metalloendoproteinase 3-MMP: MRIPFFSFFAVAVIIFNASSPVSARFYRNISSIPRFIIPNNSAWNHFNKYLGCHVGQKVEGLAKIKQYFQHFGYINSLSKNFSDEFDDVLFSAVKTYQLNFNLNTTGEFDAVTLQHMIKPRCGNPDIVNGTTSMNSGNSPANSPAMHTMAHFSFFEGRPRWPPSKTNLNYAFLPENQLTDSVKAAFGRAFDKWSEVTPLSFTETGSYRTADIRIGFLVGDHGDGNPFDGPMKILAHAFSPPTGFFHLDGEENWVVDGGFLKEPVLEISGVDLESVAVHEIGHLLGLDHSSKKEAIMFPTLGAGVRKVELSSDDIKGVHMLYGSNPNNNGSSTVFTPSQENDISGASTFGSLVFVDYWILLGIALNFGVILF, from the coding sequence ATGAGAATTCCCTTTTTTAGCTTCTTTGCTGTTGCGGTTATAATCTTTAATGCTTCTTCTCCAGTTTCTGCTCGTTTTTACCGTAACATTTCTTCAATCCCTCGTTTTATAATTCCCAATAACTCTGCATGGAACCATTTCAACAAGTATTTGGGTTGCCATGTTGGCCAAAAAGTCGAAGGCTTAGCTAAAATCAAGCAGTATTTTCAACATTTTGGGTATATAAATTCTTTGAGCAAAAATTTCAGTGATGAATTTGATGACGTTCTTTTTTCAGCAGTTAAAACTTATCAGCTAAACTTTAACCTTAATACCACCGGAGAATTCGACGCGGTCACTCTTCAACATATGATAAAACCCAGATGCGGAAATCCAGATATAGTAAATGGCACTACTAGTATGAACTCCGGCAATTCTCCGGCGAATTCTCCGGCCATGCATACGATGGCCCATTTCTCGTTCTTCGAAGGCCGGCCACGTTGGCCACCGAGTAAAACTAATTTAAATTATGCATTTCTACCGGAGAATCAGTTAACGGATTCCGTTAAGGCAGCGTTTGGACGGGCGTTTGATAAATGGTCGGAGGTAACGCCGTTAAGTTTCACAGAGACGGGTTCTTATAGAACCGCggatattcggatcgggtttttaGTTGGGGATCATGGAGATGGTAACCCGTTTGATGGGCCAATGAAGATTTTGGCCCATGCATTTTCACCGCCTACGGGATTTTTCCACTTAGACGGGGAGGAGAATTGGGTCGTAGACGGCGGGTTTTTGAAAGAACCGGTGTTGGAAATATCGGGTGTGGATCTTGAATCGGTTGCGGTTCATGAAATCGGTCATTTATTGGGTTTGGATCATTCATCCAAAAAAGAAGCGATTATGTTTCCTACTCTTGGTGCTGGTGTAAGGAAAGTGGAATTGTCGAGTGATGATATTAAGGGGGTTCACATGTTATATGGGTCAAACCCGAATAATAATGGGTCAAGTACTGTTTTCACACCAAGTCAAGAGAATGATATCAGTGGAGCTTCCACTTTTGGTTCATTGGTTTTCGTTGATTATTGGATTCTTCTTGGCATTGCTTTGAATTTTGGTGTGATATTATTTTAG